The following are encoded in a window of Amycolatopsis lexingtonensis genomic DNA:
- a CDS encoding glucodextranase DOMON-like domain-containing protein, protein MTRSTWSVVLCAALAAPLLSAPVAAAAPAPGPGAVSHFGLARKDCLGTARNTASKAWFTVAGGVLSDVYAPVIDNTNVESLQFAVTDGRSFTDLQARDMTYTVRTTAGGMACEVTSTPRSGRYRLVTEYLADPARTGVLIRTRLEPLRGSGNDLKVYVRYDASINGNGGGGPANGGGDTATVDAATSALVSADANTVSSAPARDYGTPLAAALRADRRFLATSSGFAGTTGDGLAQLDRDHRLTDTTPSAVNGNVVQTAQLDLQPYRPAVLVLGFGADARTAVATAGASLRTPFDQSYRQYAREWRDYDNGLIPVRGRDSDAYLQSVNVLKASEDKTFPGAVVASLGSPWGQAVSAGDAPGGKPVYFGSYREIFARDLYESFSGLLAAGDRETARASVRWLFTRQQQPDGRFPRNSLLNGKKAPDSGGDQLDESAYPILMALQAGLDRDRTLHTDHIRAAADFVVAHGPAFGSERWEEQGGYSPSTIAAEIAGLVAAGVIADRNGDPARANVYRATADHFQRSIKGWTVTSNGPYGGRYFLRLTKNGDPNSEWIYNLGNGSVDADQRAVVDAGFLELPRLGVLPANDPDIAASLAVVDRVIKKDTPAGPGWYRYGTSAAGSEDGYGDCYEPDPTNCGPTGAPWPSTNTGSGHLWPVLAGERGEHAVQTGDRAGAAALLRAMRAQTGGTGLIPEQIWENPALPASPYGTDPRTASIGFTPGQSVGSVAPLSWAQSQSVRLARALDDGRLPEQPADVRARYVTHAPPAALPVTLDAPASVSTATAEVTGTAPAGSRVDLAVSATDAGTTSVVSVRASAAGTFGATVPTPLGANVVTAAATGAGTGYAQKTISSDFVTGTVLLDTADPDGDDNGPGTYTYPTAGDFHAGAFDLQRFQVIDSGANLVFRAQLRDLSPTFGSPLGAQLLTIYAHDPAATATSTAPPFPSRAYTIAPQDAWSRRLEVQGFAEPALVDASGASLASPSVQASQATRYITVSVAKSAFGTPSAGWTFAVVLTGQDGNSPDQARPFTPTAGQYTFGLCPAGGTAPVCAADPATAPKAFDVLTPAGVEQAAELDPTRGPVAIRGVPVG, encoded by the coding sequence ATGACTCGGTCGACGTGGTCCGTGGTGCTGTGCGCGGCGCTGGCCGCGCCCCTGCTGTCCGCCCCGGTGGCCGCCGCGGCCCCCGCGCCGGGGCCGGGTGCGGTTTCGCACTTCGGCCTGGCCCGCAAGGACTGCCTCGGCACCGCGCGGAACACGGCGAGCAAGGCGTGGTTCACGGTGGCGGGCGGCGTGCTGTCCGATGTCTACGCCCCGGTGATCGACAACACGAACGTCGAGTCGCTGCAGTTCGCCGTCACCGACGGGCGCAGCTTCACCGATCTGCAGGCGCGCGACATGACCTACACGGTCCGCACCACCGCGGGCGGGATGGCCTGCGAGGTGACGTCGACCCCGCGCAGCGGCCGGTACCGGCTGGTCACCGAGTACCTGGCCGACCCGGCCCGCACCGGCGTCCTGATCCGCACCCGCCTCGAACCGCTGCGGGGTTCCGGCAACGACCTCAAGGTCTACGTCCGGTACGACGCGAGCATCAACGGCAACGGCGGGGGCGGCCCGGCCAACGGCGGCGGGGACACCGCCACCGTCGACGCGGCGACGAGCGCGCTGGTCAGCGCGGACGCGAACACCGTCTCCAGCGCCCCGGCCCGCGACTACGGCACGCCGCTGGCCGCCGCGCTGCGCGCCGACCGCCGGTTCCTGGCGACGTCCAGCGGGTTCGCCGGCACCACCGGCGACGGGCTGGCGCAGCTGGACCGCGACCACCGGCTCACCGATACGACGCCGTCAGCGGTGAACGGGAACGTCGTGCAGACCGCGCAGCTGGACCTTCAGCCGTACCGGCCCGCCGTGCTGGTGCTCGGGTTCGGCGCGGACGCGCGGACCGCCGTCGCCACGGCCGGGGCGAGCCTGCGCACGCCGTTCGACCAGAGCTACCGCCAGTACGCGCGCGAGTGGCGCGACTACGACAACGGGCTGATCCCGGTGCGCGGCCGGGATTCCGACGCGTACTTGCAGTCGGTCAACGTGCTGAAAGCCAGTGAGGACAAGACGTTCCCCGGCGCGGTGGTCGCGTCGCTCGGCAGCCCGTGGGGGCAAGCGGTCTCCGCGGGCGACGCGCCCGGCGGCAAGCCGGTGTACTTCGGGTCCTACCGCGAGATCTTCGCCCGCGACCTCTACGAGAGCTTCTCCGGCCTGCTCGCGGCCGGCGACCGCGAAACGGCGCGGGCGAGCGTGCGCTGGCTGTTCACCCGCCAGCAGCAGCCGGACGGCCGGTTCCCGCGCAACTCCCTGCTCAACGGCAAGAAGGCGCCCGACTCCGGTGGCGACCAGCTCGACGAGAGCGCGTACCCGATCCTGATGGCGCTACAGGCCGGACTGGACCGCGACCGGACGCTGCACACCGATCACATCCGCGCGGCCGCGGACTTCGTCGTCGCGCACGGGCCGGCGTTCGGTTCGGAGCGCTGGGAAGAACAGGGCGGGTACTCCCCCTCGACCATCGCCGCCGAGATCGCCGGGCTCGTCGCCGCGGGCGTCATCGCCGACCGCAACGGTGACCCGGCGCGCGCGAACGTCTACCGGGCCACCGCCGACCACTTCCAGCGCAGCATCAAGGGCTGGACCGTGACGTCGAACGGCCCGTACGGCGGCCGGTACTTCCTGCGGCTGACCAAGAACGGCGACCCAAACTCCGAGTGGATCTACAACCTCGGCAACGGCTCGGTGGACGCCGACCAGCGCGCGGTCGTCGACGCCGGGTTCCTCGAGCTGCCGCGCCTCGGCGTGCTGCCCGCGAACGACCCGGACATCGCCGCGTCGCTCGCCGTCGTGGACCGCGTGATCAAGAAGGACACCCCCGCCGGGCCGGGCTGGTACCGCTACGGCACGTCGGCGGCGGGCAGCGAAGACGGCTACGGCGACTGCTACGAACCGGATCCGACGAACTGCGGCCCGACCGGGGCGCCGTGGCCCTCGACGAACACCGGGTCCGGGCACCTGTGGCCGGTGCTGGCCGGGGAGCGCGGCGAGCACGCCGTGCAGACCGGCGACCGGGCGGGCGCGGCGGCGCTGCTGCGCGCGATGCGGGCGCAGACCGGGGGCACCGGGCTGATCCCCGAGCAGATCTGGGAGAACCCGGCGCTGCCCGCGTCGCCGTACGGCACGGACCCGCGGACGGCGTCGATCGGCTTCACCCCGGGCCAGTCGGTCGGTTCGGTGGCGCCGCTGAGCTGGGCGCAGTCGCAGTCGGTGCGGCTGGCCAGGGCGCTCGACGACGGGCGGCTGCCCGAGCAGCCCGCCGACGTCCGCGCCCGGTACGTCACGCACGCGCCGCCCGCGGCGCTGCCGGTGACGCTCGACGCGCCCGCGTCCGTGTCGACCGCGACCGCCGAGGTCACCGGGACCGCACCGGCGGGCAGCCGGGTCGACCTCGCGGTGTCGGCCACCGACGCCGGGACGACTTCGGTGGTGTCGGTCCGGGCGTCGGCGGCCGGGACGTTCGGCGCGACCGTGCCGACCCCGCTCGGCGCGAACGTCGTCACGGCGGCCGCGACCGGCGCGGGCACCGGGTACGCGCAGAAGACGATCAGCTCCGACTTCGTCACCGGCACGGTCCTGCTCGACACCGCCGACCCGGACGGCGACGACAACGGCCCGGGCACGTACACCTACCCGACGGCGGGCGACTTCCACGCCGGCGCGTTCGACCTGCAGCGCTTCCAGGTCATCGACTCGGGAGCGAACCTGGTGTTCCGCGCCCAGCTCCGCGACCTGTCGCCGACGTTCGGCTCACCACTGGGCGCGCAGCTGCTGACGATCTACGCGCACGACCCGGCCGCGACGGCGACGTCGACCGCGCCGCCGTTCCCGAGCCGGGCGTACACGATCGCGCCGCAGGACGCGTGGAGCCGGCGCCTCGAGGTCCAGGGCTTCGCCGAACCGGCGCTCGTCGACGCTTCGGGCGCTTCGCTCGCTTCGCCGTCCGTGCAGGCTTCGCAGGCGACGCGGTACATCACGGTCAGCGTGGCGAAGTCCGCGTTCGGGACGCCGTCGGCCGGGTGGACGTTCGCGGTCGTGCTCACCGGCCAGGACGGCAACTCCCCCGACCAGGCGCGCCCGTTCACGCCGACGGCCGGGCAGTACACGTTCGGTCTCTGCCCGGCGGGCGGCACGGCCCCGGTGTGCGCGGCGGACCCGGCCACGGCCCCGAAGGCGTTCGACGTGCTCACGCCGGCCGGGGTGGAGCAGGCGGCGGAGCTCGATCCGACCCGCGGCCCGGTCGCCATCCGCGGAGTGCCGGTCGGCTGA
- a CDS encoding STAS domain-containing protein — MTTALTLVAGRGDDGDRTLSVTGEIDMSNAAEFGAALDRELAEGTAITVDLTGVTYLDSAGIAVLFDRTEAHDLRLIAPRLLERVLRVSGLGQVAKVTVR, encoded by the coding sequence GTGACGACGGCTCTCACCCTGGTCGCCGGTCGGGGCGACGACGGCGACCGGACGTTGAGCGTCACCGGCGAAATCGACATGAGCAACGCCGCCGAGTTCGGCGCGGCCCTGGACCGCGAGCTGGCGGAGGGGACCGCGATCACCGTGGACCTCACCGGGGTGACCTACCTCGACAGCGCGGGCATCGCGGTGCTGTTCGACCGGACCGAGGCGCACGACCTGCGCCTGATCGCCCCGCGGCTGCTCGAACGCGTGCTGCGGGTGTCCGGTCTCGGCCAGGTCGCGAAGGTGACTGTCCGCTGA
- a CDS encoding septum formation initiator yields the protein MKRRGVLIAAGWLLAAAATAGVGTVALDVVGAGILGPQNQPLSADDVARALQTLPASTSAPVPPATTTSPGAPEPRGLTVPGGSLVAKCTENRVELLSWSPAPGFRADDVARGPAATASVKFKNDGTENVVLVSCRDGEPHAETVADDGHHGRG from the coding sequence ATGAAGCGGCGTGGGGTGCTGATAGCGGCGGGCTGGCTGCTGGCCGCCGCCGCGACCGCGGGCGTCGGCACGGTGGCCCTCGACGTCGTCGGCGCGGGCATCCTCGGCCCCCAGAACCAGCCGCTCTCGGCCGACGACGTGGCCCGCGCCCTGCAAACGCTGCCCGCGAGCACCTCCGCACCGGTCCCGCCGGCCACGACGACCTCGCCGGGCGCACCGGAACCGCGTGGCCTGACCGTCCCCGGCGGCAGCCTCGTCGCGAAGTGCACCGAGAACCGGGTCGAGCTGCTGTCGTGGAGCCCGGCGCCCGGCTTCCGCGCCGACGACGTCGCCCGCGGCCCGGCCGCCACCGCGTCGGTGAAGTTCAAGAACGACGGGACCGAGAACGTGGTGCTCGTGTCCTGCCGCGACGGCGAGCCGCACGCCGAAACAGTCGCCGACGACGGCCACCACGGCCGCGGCTAG
- a CDS encoding HAMP domain-containing sensor histidine kinase, with amino-acid sequence MRKRLAVLVAAAMSLVLVAFLVPLAILLKSVTADRAVTAATAKAQSLTSLVATASTAALRPAVDQLNTAAGHPVTVFLPDGTVLGAPGPRTPGVTLAAAQGSSLTVEGDDGREILVAVQGLPRGTAVVRAFVDRAELTRGLGAAWLVLAGLGVLLLALGVFVADRLARSIVRPVHELAAVSRRLADGDLDARARPGGPGEVRSVAAALNLLAARIRDLVRQEREAVADISHRLRTPLTVLRLDAETLRDPEEADRITGHAESLERQVTALIDQARARDAAPGACDAALVVRERADFWAVLAQDQERAVTVAVDPGPLPVAVGEPELAACLDALLGNVFAHTPEGTAYAIRLSATPAGARLEVSDEGPGFDEVPRGESGAGSTGLGLDIARQTARASGGTFSVTRARPHGARIALELGAALGMP; translated from the coding sequence GTGAGGAAGCGGCTCGCCGTTCTCGTCGCCGCCGCGATGAGCCTGGTGCTGGTGGCGTTCCTGGTGCCGCTGGCGATCCTGCTGAAGTCGGTCACCGCGGACCGCGCGGTCACGGCCGCCACGGCGAAGGCCCAGTCGCTCACGTCGCTGGTGGCGACGGCGAGCACCGCGGCGCTGAGGCCGGCGGTCGACCAGCTCAACACGGCCGCGGGCCACCCGGTGACCGTGTTCCTGCCCGACGGCACGGTGCTCGGCGCGCCCGGCCCGCGCACGCCCGGGGTCACGCTGGCCGCGGCCCAGGGCAGCAGCCTGACCGTCGAAGGTGACGACGGCCGGGAGATCCTGGTCGCCGTCCAGGGACTGCCGCGGGGGACCGCGGTCGTGCGGGCCTTTGTGGACCGGGCGGAGCTGACCCGCGGACTGGGCGCGGCCTGGCTGGTCCTGGCCGGGCTGGGGGTGCTGCTGCTGGCGCTCGGGGTGTTCGTCGCCGACCGGCTGGCGCGTTCGATCGTGCGCCCGGTCCACGAGCTCGCGGCGGTTTCGCGCCGGCTCGCCGACGGCGACCTCGACGCCCGCGCGCGGCCCGGCGGCCCGGGGGAGGTGCGGTCGGTCGCGGCCGCGTTGAACCTCCTGGCCGCCCGGATCCGCGACCTGGTCCGGCAGGAACGCGAAGCGGTGGCCGATATCTCGCACCGCCTGCGGACGCCGTTGACCGTGCTGCGGCTGGACGCCGAGACGCTGCGCGACCCCGAGGAAGCGGACCGGATCACCGGCCACGCCGAAAGCCTGGAGCGCCAGGTGACCGCGCTCATCGACCAGGCGCGGGCGCGGGACGCGGCGCCGGGGGCGTGCGACGCGGCGCTGGTCGTCCGCGAACGGGCGGACTTCTGGGCGGTGCTGGCCCAGGACCAGGAGCGCGCGGTGACGGTGGCGGTCGACCCGGGGCCACTGCCGGTGGCGGTCGGGGAGCCCGAGCTGGCGGCGTGCCTGGACGCGTTGCTGGGCAACGTTTTCGCGCACACCCCCGAGGGAACGGCCTATGCGATCCGGCTGTCGGCGACGCCCGCGGGCGCCCGCCTGGAGGTCTCGGACGAGGGCCCGGGCTTCGACGAGGTCCCGCGCGGCGAGAGCGGCGCCGGCTCGACCGGGCTCGGGCTCGACATCGCCCGCCAGACGGCGCGCGCGTCCGGCGGCACGTTCAGCGTGACCCGCGCGCGGCCGCACGGCGCCCGGATCGCGCTGGAGCTCGGTGCGGCGTTAGGGATGCCTTAA
- a CDS encoding aldo/keto reductase, with protein MTELDDYRPLGRSGLRVSPLALGTLTFGTGPLCADDDTARKVFRAYTERGGNFVDTADNYSAGRSEELVGEFLRDVVRDDVVLATKYSGPDFRDGRPHSDPRRRSNGRKNMVASLEASLRRLGVDHVDLYWLHIWDGCTPAEEVVAAFDDLVRAGKIRAAGLSDVPAWYATKAAMLGGPPVTALQLEYSLIERAIEAEFVPLAREFGIAVQPWGAIGGGFLTGKYTRDGDGTGRLAVPGDAGFRALPETRWAVLDAVRALAAEVGATPAQVALHWVTRRPSMPAPLIGARSPEQLAETLGALTLEVTDAQLDRLTEVSAPELPFPHGILARLNAGLPG; from the coding sequence ATGACCGAACTGGACGACTACCGGCCGCTGGGCCGTTCCGGGCTGCGCGTCTCGCCGCTGGCGCTGGGCACGCTGACCTTCGGCACCGGCCCGCTCTGCGCCGATGACGACACCGCCCGCAAGGTCTTCCGCGCCTACACCGAGCGCGGTGGCAACTTCGTCGACACCGCCGACAACTACAGCGCCGGCCGCAGCGAGGAACTGGTCGGCGAGTTCCTCCGCGACGTCGTTCGCGACGACGTCGTGCTCGCGACCAAGTACTCCGGCCCCGACTTCCGCGACGGACGGCCGCACTCCGACCCGCGCCGCCGCAGCAACGGCCGCAAGAACATGGTCGCCTCGCTGGAAGCGTCGCTGCGCCGGCTCGGCGTCGACCACGTCGACCTGTACTGGCTGCACATCTGGGACGGCTGCACCCCGGCCGAAGAGGTCGTGGCGGCGTTCGACGACCTCGTGCGCGCCGGCAAGATCCGCGCGGCCGGCCTCAGCGACGTCCCGGCGTGGTACGCGACGAAGGCCGCGATGCTCGGCGGGCCGCCGGTGACGGCGCTGCAGCTGGAGTACTCCCTGATCGAGCGCGCGATCGAGGCCGAGTTCGTGCCGCTGGCGCGGGAGTTCGGCATCGCCGTCCAGCCGTGGGGCGCGATCGGCGGCGGCTTCCTCACCGGCAAGTACACCCGCGACGGCGACGGCACCGGCCGGCTCGCCGTCCCGGGCGACGCCGGTTTCCGCGCCCTGCCCGAGACCCGCTGGGCGGTGCTGGACGCGGTCCGCGCGCTCGCGGCCGAGGTCGGCGCGACCCCGGCCCAGGTGGCGCTGCACTGGGTGACGCGCCGCCCGTCGATGCCCGCCCCGCTGATCGGCGCGCGGTCACCCGAGCAGCTGGCCGAAACCCTGGGCGCGCTGACGCTCGAGGTGACCGACGCCCAGCTCGACCGGCTGACCGAGGTGAGCGCGCCGGAACTGCCGTTCCCGCACGGCATCCTGGCCCGGCTCAACGCCGGCCTGCCGGGTTGA
- a CDS encoding ATP-binding protein, giving the protein MEELGSDGWRYRGTISPRTLPSLRRHLVSWLRRRAGEEVGRQADDVVLACWEAMANVLDHAYGGRPGLIDVRARVDEEVLVITVADQGRWESITERDDGGRGLRLIQALVDGLDLRSTDDGTVITLTWPFPVRRTA; this is encoded by the coding sequence GTGGAAGAGCTGGGATCGGACGGCTGGCGGTACCGCGGCACTATTTCGCCACGGACGTTGCCGAGCCTGCGCCGGCACCTGGTCTCGTGGTTGCGGCGGCGGGCCGGCGAGGAGGTCGGCAGGCAGGCCGACGACGTCGTGCTGGCGTGCTGGGAAGCGATGGCCAACGTGCTCGACCACGCCTACGGCGGCCGGCCGGGACTGATCGACGTCCGCGCCAGAGTCGACGAGGAGGTGCTCGTCATCACCGTCGCCGACCAGGGCCGCTGGGAGTCGATCACCGAGCGTGACGATGGCGGCCGGGGCTTGCGCCTGATCCAGGCGCTCGTCGACGGGCTCGACCTCCGCTCCACCGACGACGGCACCGTGATCACGCTGACCTGGCCGTTCCCGGTGCGCCGCACCGCCTGA
- a CDS encoding GAF and ANTAR domain-containing protein codes for MTGEPLPPEHLDELTAAMAGLTGALESEPAEAEILDAVCAEAVRAVPGADMASITAIRDGEPATVASTDDRAVEIDRFQYAAGEGPCLRAAATGEIVRLPLVAADVVWPSFTTHARALGVGSYLAAPLRVDENLSGALNLFGYGDHGFAETDSRLLQLYTTIVSFGLRTTRRYRQARRQAIELEAAMRTRAVIEQAKGILMAVHRIGADDAMKRLVTESQHTNVKLRDVAARFVEELSAG; via the coding sequence GTGACCGGTGAACCGCTCCCGCCGGAGCACCTCGACGAACTGACCGCCGCCATGGCCGGGCTCACCGGCGCGCTGGAGTCCGAACCCGCCGAAGCCGAAATACTCGACGCCGTCTGCGCGGAAGCCGTCCGCGCCGTGCCCGGTGCCGACATGGCCAGCATCACCGCGATCAGGGACGGCGAGCCGGCGACCGTGGCGTCCACCGACGACCGCGCCGTCGAGATCGACCGGTTCCAGTACGCCGCTGGCGAAGGCCCGTGCCTGCGGGCCGCGGCGACCGGGGAGATCGTGCGGCTGCCGCTGGTCGCCGCGGACGTCGTGTGGCCGTCGTTCACCACGCACGCCCGCGCGCTCGGCGTCGGCAGCTACCTCGCCGCGCCGCTGCGGGTGGACGAGAACCTCTCCGGCGCGCTCAACCTCTTCGGCTACGGCGATCACGGGTTCGCCGAGACCGACTCGCGGTTGCTGCAGCTCTACACCACGATCGTTTCGTTCGGGCTGCGCACCACCCGGCGGTACCGCCAAGCCCGAAGACAGGCGATCGAGCTGGAAGCGGCGATGCGCACGCGGGCGGTGATCGAGCAGGCCAAGGGCATCCTGATGGCCGTGCACCGGATCGGCGCCGACGACGCGATGAAGCGGCTGGTCACGGAATCCCAGCACACCAACGTGAAGCTGCGGGACGTCGCGGCCCGGTTCGTCGAAGAGCTGTCCGCCGGCTGA
- a CDS encoding response regulator transcription factor, with protein sequence MATVLLVEDDPTIRTAVLRALTERGHAVTSAPTAMAGLQAAVTDRPDVVLLDLGLPDLDGREVLRMVRAVSAVPIIVVTARGAEEEIVRLLDAGADDYVVKPFGGAQLDARIRAVLRRSEPEEPTAPVVVGGLSVDARTRQAFLEGEPLDLTPREFDLLHYLASRAGTVVSKRELLTDVWKLPYAGADKTVDVHLSWLRRKLGETAQEPRYLHTVRRVGVRLAEPGAGA encoded by the coding sequence ATGGCGACCGTGCTGCTCGTCGAGGACGACCCGACCATCCGCACGGCCGTGCTGCGCGCGCTGACCGAACGCGGGCACGCCGTGACGTCCGCGCCGACCGCGATGGCCGGGCTCCAGGCCGCCGTCACCGACCGGCCCGACGTCGTGCTGCTCGACCTGGGCCTGCCCGACCTCGACGGCCGCGAGGTGCTGCGGATGGTCCGGGCGGTCAGCGCCGTGCCGATCATCGTGGTCACCGCCCGCGGCGCCGAGGAGGAGATCGTCCGGCTGCTCGACGCGGGCGCCGACGACTACGTGGTCAAGCCCTTCGGCGGTGCCCAGCTCGACGCCCGGATCCGCGCCGTGCTGCGGCGCAGCGAGCCGGAGGAGCCGACGGCGCCGGTGGTGGTCGGCGGCTTGAGCGTGGACGCGCGGACCCGGCAGGCGTTCCTCGAGGGCGAACCGCTCGACCTCACCCCGCGCGAATTCGACCTCCTGCACTACCTCGCGAGCCGGGCGGGGACCGTGGTGAGCAAGCGCGAACTGCTCACCGACGTCTGGAAGCTGCCCTACGCCGGCGCCGACAAGACCGTCGACGTCCACCTTTCGTGGCTGCGGCGCAAGCTCGGCGAGACCGCGCAGGAACCGCGGTACCTGCACACCGTGCGGCGGGTCGGCGTCCGGCTGGCCGAGCCGGGGGCCGGCGCGTGA